The genomic DNA AACCAGCAGGTTTTTCACCAAATCGGTCATTTCCGCTAACATGAAGTGCGTTATGGTGCAGGAATCGGGCAGGATCATCCGCTCTACAGAACTGTGAGAGATGTCCCGTTCGTGCCAAAGGGCAACATTTTCTAAGGCGGCGACGGCGTGACCCCGCACCACCCGCGCCATCCCTGTCAAGCGCTCCGAACGAATCGGATTGCGCTTGTGCGGCATGGCAGAGGAGCCTTTTTGTCCTTTAGAGAAGAATTCTTCGACTTCTAGGACATCCGTGCGTTGCAAGTTGCGAATTTCGACCGCAAATCGCTCAATCGAGGCAGCCACTAAAGCCAAAGTTTGTACAAAGTCGGCATGGCGATCGCGCGAAATTACTTGCGTCGATGCTGTATCCGGTTCGAGTCCCAGTTTTTGGCAAGCGATCGCTTCAACTCTCGGCTCAATATTGGCGTAGGTTCCGACTGCACCGGAAATCTTGCCGACAGCAATTTCTTTGTGAAGACGCTGGAGGCGATCGCGCGATCGCAATACTTCTGCCAACCATCCCGCCAGCTTAAAGCCAAATGTAATCGGTTCCGCGTGAATGCCGTGCGATCGCCCAATCATTACCGTACTTTTATGCTGCTGCGCCTGCTGGCGAATTGCTGCAATCAAATCTTCCACACCCGCCAGCAACACATCCAAGCTGGCTACCAGTTGCAGTGCTAAAGCTGTATCTAGCACATCCGAACTGGTTAATCCCAGGTGAATATAGCGCCCCGCGTCGCCTACATATTCATTGACGTTTGTCAAGAACGCGATCATATCGTGGCGGACTTCAGCCTCAATTTCTAGCACCCGCTTCGGGTCAAAATTAGCCTTCGCCTTAATTTCCTCTACCGCCTGGGTTGGAATATAACCCAGTTCAGCTTGGGCTTCACAGACTGCAATTTCAACCTGGAGCCACGTCTTCAGTTTATAGGTGTCAGTCCACAGGTTGCCCATCTCAGGCAACGTATAACGCTCGATCACAGCAAGTGTCGCAGAATACAACCGTTTTATTGTACAACTGACGGTCAGATATGCCGCGACTCAAAAAATGCTTCTTGTCGAAAGATCCCTAATTTGATTTATTAAGGAGTTCAGGATGACTTGTAATTTTCTCAATTTGAATTTTTTATCTGTCTTTTTAGCCACCTCGGTAACAGTAACAGCAATTATCAGCACTGCACCTTTAGTAGCGATCGCCGACCCATCAGAAAATTACCTGGCTCAGGGTAGCAATTCTAACAAGGCGATCTCGCACTACGCACGAGGGATTACTCTTTATGACAAAGGAGATAAGCAAGGAGCCATTGAGGAGTTTAACCAGGCACTTCAGCTTAATCCTAATTATGTTGCAGCTTATTTATATCGAGGGAAGTCCCGCCAGGATTTAAAAGATTATCAGCAAGCAATTGAGGATTACAACCAAGTAATTCAGCGCAACCCTAATTATGTTTTAGCTTACTTAGAGCGGGGTACTTCCCGTACATTTCTGAGAGATTATCAGGGAGCAGCAGAAGACTATAGTCAGGCAATCCGCCTTTCTCCGATGAATTTCTTCGCCTATGATTATCGAGGAATGGCTC from Coleofasciculus sp. FACHB-1120 includes the following:
- the purB gene encoding adenylosuccinate lyase codes for the protein MIERYTLPEMGNLWTDTYKLKTWLQVEIAVCEAQAELGYIPTQAVEEIKAKANFDPKRVLEIEAEVRHDMIAFLTNVNEYVGDAGRYIHLGLTSSDVLDTALALQLVASLDVLLAGVEDLIAAIRQQAQQHKSTVMIGRSHGIHAEPITFGFKLAGWLAEVLRSRDRLQRLHKEIAVGKISGAVGTYANIEPRVEAIACQKLGLEPDTASTQVISRDRHADFVQTLALVAASIERFAVEIRNLQRTDVLEVEEFFSKGQKGSSAMPHKRNPIRSERLTGMARVVRGHAVAALENVALWHERDISHSSVERMILPDSCTITHFMLAEMTDLVKNLLVYPENMERNMNCYGGVVFSQRVMLTLVEKGMSREDAYATVQSCAHQAWNKTDGNFHDLIAKDSRVTQHLSSEEVEACFAPQHHLQHLEEIYQRLGI
- a CDS encoding tetratricopeptide repeat protein produces the protein MTCNFLNLNFLSVFLATSVTVTAIISTAPLVAIADPSENYLAQGSNSNKAISHYARGITLYDKGDKQGAIEEFNQALQLNPNYVAAYLYRGKSRQDLKDYQQAIEDYNQVIQRNPNYVLAYLERGTSRTFLRDYQGAAEDYSQAIRLSPMNFFAYDYRGMAQQRLGNYQESIKDFDRAIEINPDYAYGYYDRGISRRSLGDKKKALEDFQKAADLFQQQGNKEQYQNLLEEIKKLRL